One Mycolicibacterium fortuitum subsp. fortuitum genomic window carries:
- a CDS encoding xanthine dehydrogenase family protein molybdopterin-binding subunit: protein MASAVPETVATRYAGRRVERVEDTRLLTGRGTYVDDISRPGMLHACFVRSPYAHARFTTVDATAALALPGVHAVLTAADLNPEVKEAWHAVAGKDVPDTPRPPLAEGEVKFVGDPVALVIAESRYIAEDAVDLVDVDYEPLPAIADFRQALTSDVSVHEAFPDNNAGGMAGMPPDEEVFGSAAHVVKEHIYQQMHVPVPIECRGMVTEWSATSSELTIWASTQTPHELRAFAARLLGIPAQHVRVIMRDTGGGFGQKVVPMREDMCIMLAARRVPAALKWIEDRRENLMSAGQSRHVDGDARMAFDDEGAILAADIDFIQDVGSYPTPYPVLTTAAIGMFFPGPYRVPKASFNYKTVFSNTAGLHAYRGPWQYETLTREILLDIAARKMGVDPVDLRRKNLLRRDEMPYFNPNGMPYDHVAPIETFEQAVKILDHEGFRKEQAEALAQGRYLGLGFSAYIEPTGAATGHLASEGCTIRMEPTGKINVYVNGGSTGNSLETTVIQLTADALGADIDDVATIQGDTAVTPYGAGTQGSRSAPMTAGAVNEAGTILRKQLVAMAAARLEVEETEIELGGSRAVARNDPEKSVSFADLAYRAHYEPQMLPPGMSANLEATARYTAPPTAPIHWANATHACTCEVDIVTGHVTLTRYIVSEDVGPMINPNVVEGQIAGGTVQGIGGALLEKLSYDDAGNPLSSTFVDYLLPTATEVPTIEYGHVEIPGPGVGGYKGAGEGGAIGSTPAVINAVNDALAPLGVTLTTLPATPAAIVEAIEQARSQEQQGRDH, encoded by the coding sequence ATGGCGTCAGCCGTACCGGAGACCGTCGCGACCCGCTATGCCGGCAGACGAGTCGAACGAGTGGAGGACACTCGCCTGCTCACCGGACGCGGAACCTACGTCGACGACATCTCAAGACCCGGCATGCTGCACGCCTGCTTCGTGCGCAGCCCGTATGCGCATGCCAGGTTCACCACCGTCGACGCCACCGCGGCACTCGCCCTGCCCGGGGTGCACGCAGTGCTCACCGCGGCCGATCTCAACCCCGAGGTCAAGGAGGCCTGGCACGCGGTCGCCGGCAAGGACGTCCCCGACACTCCGCGTCCGCCCCTGGCCGAAGGTGAGGTGAAATTCGTCGGAGATCCGGTGGCGCTGGTCATCGCCGAAAGCCGCTACATCGCCGAGGATGCCGTCGATCTGGTCGACGTCGACTACGAGCCGCTGCCCGCCATCGCCGACTTTCGGCAGGCGCTGACCTCCGACGTGTCCGTCCACGAAGCCTTCCCGGACAACAACGCCGGCGGTATGGCCGGGATGCCGCCCGACGAAGAGGTCTTCGGCTCGGCCGCACACGTGGTCAAAGAGCACATCTATCAGCAGATGCACGTGCCGGTACCGATCGAGTGCCGCGGAATGGTCACCGAATGGTCGGCAACCTCAAGCGAACTGACCATCTGGGCATCCACCCAGACCCCACATGAATTGCGGGCATTCGCGGCCCGCCTGCTCGGCATCCCGGCCCAGCACGTGCGGGTCATCATGCGCGATACCGGCGGCGGATTCGGCCAGAAGGTCGTGCCGATGCGCGAGGACATGTGCATCATGTTGGCGGCGCGCAGAGTGCCGGCCGCGCTGAAGTGGATCGAGGACCGCCGCGAGAACCTGATGTCGGCCGGCCAGTCGCGCCACGTCGACGGCGACGCGCGGATGGCGTTCGACGACGAGGGCGCCATCCTGGCCGCCGACATCGACTTCATCCAGGACGTCGGCTCCTACCCCACCCCATATCCGGTGCTCACCACCGCGGCCATCGGCATGTTCTTCCCCGGCCCGTACCGGGTGCCCAAGGCGAGCTTCAACTACAAGACGGTGTTCTCGAACACCGCGGGCCTGCATGCCTACCGCGGGCCGTGGCAGTACGAGACCCTCACCCGCGAAATACTTCTCGACATCGCCGCCCGCAAGATGGGTGTGGATCCGGTCGACCTGCGCCGCAAGAATCTGCTCCGCCGCGACGAGATGCCGTACTTCAACCCCAATGGCATGCCCTATGACCACGTGGCCCCGATCGAGACATTCGAACAGGCAGTCAAGATCCTCGACCACGAGGGCTTCCGCAAGGAGCAGGCCGAGGCGCTGGCCCAGGGCCGCTACCTCGGGCTCGGTTTCTCGGCCTACATCGAGCCGACCGGCGCAGCCACCGGACACCTGGCCAGCGAGGGCTGCACCATCCGGATGGAGCCGACCGGCAAGATCAATGTGTACGTCAACGGCGGGTCCACCGGAAACAGCTTGGAAACCACCGTCATCCAGCTCACCGCGGACGCACTCGGCGCCGACATCGACGATGTCGCCACCATCCAGGGCGATACCGCGGTGACCCCGTACGGGGCCGGCACCCAGGGCAGCCGCAGCGCCCCGATGACAGCGGGCGCGGTCAACGAGGCGGGCACCATCTTGCGCAAACAGCTGGTCGCGATGGCCGCGGCCCGGCTCGAGGTGGAAGAGACCGAGATCGAGCTCGGCGGGTCCAGGGCCGTCGCACGCAACGATCCCGAGAAGAGTGTCAGCTTCGCCGATCTGGCCTACCGCGCCCACTACGAGCCACAGATGCTGCCGCCCGGCATGTCGGCCAACCTCGAAGCGACTGCTCGCTACACCGCGCCGCCCACCGCTCCCATCCACTGGGCCAACGCCACCCATGCCTGCACCTGCGAGGTGGATATCGTCACCGGCCACGTCACCCTCACCCGCTACATCGTCAGCGAGGACGTCGGCCCGATGATCAACCCGAACGTGGTGGAGGGCCAGATCGCCGGCGGCACCGTCCAGGGCATCGGCGGAGCCCTGTTGGAGAAGCTGTCTTACGACGACGCCGGAAACCCCTTGTCCTCAACGTTTGTCGACTATCTTCTGCCCACCGCCACCGAGGTCCCGACGATCGAATACGGCCACGTCGAGATCCCCGGCCCCGGCGTCGGCGGGTACAAGGGGGCAGGTGAGGGCGGCGCCATCGGCTCGACACCGGCGGTGATCAACGCCGTCAACGACGCCTTGGCCCCGCTCGGCGTCACCCTGACCACGCTGCCGGCCACCCCGGCAGCCATCGTCGAAGCCATCGAGCAGGCCCGCTCACAGGAACAACAAGGAAGGGACCACTGA
- a CDS encoding SRPBCC family protein, with the protein MELNNEFRVAVPVAKTWEVLTDVERVAPCLPGATLLSVDGDDFTGAVKVKVGPITVSYKGDATFQEKDAAAQRVVLKANGKETRGNGTASAIVTAQLKDEGADSTLVVVTTDLAISGKAAQFGRGVLADVAGSLIDQFARSLEAELLGGATAAAETGSAAAAPEQAAQEAAPINALALAKVMAVPMAKRFAPAIGAVAAAGVLGFLVGRSGRSKNKSTGLSTEDLHAALLRLVS; encoded by the coding sequence GTGGAGCTCAACAACGAATTCCGGGTCGCGGTACCGGTGGCGAAAACCTGGGAGGTGCTGACCGATGTCGAACGTGTCGCGCCATGCCTGCCCGGGGCCACCCTGCTGAGCGTCGACGGCGACGATTTCACCGGTGCGGTCAAGGTGAAGGTCGGCCCGATCACCGTGTCCTACAAAGGCGATGCCACGTTCCAGGAGAAGGACGCGGCGGCGCAGCGGGTGGTACTCAAGGCCAACGGCAAAGAAACCCGCGGCAACGGCACCGCATCGGCGATCGTGACGGCCCAACTGAAGGACGAGGGCGCCGACTCCACGCTCGTGGTGGTGACCACCGATCTGGCCATCTCCGGCAAGGCTGCCCAGTTCGGCCGGGGCGTACTGGCCGACGTCGCGGGCAGCCTGATCGACCAATTCGCCCGCAGCCTCGAGGCCGAGCTTCTCGGCGGGGCCACGGCAGCAGCCGAAACCGGTTCCGCGGCAGCCGCTCCCGAGCAAGCCGCACAGGAGGCTGCCCCGATCAACGCACTGGCATTGGCCAAGGTGATGGCCGTGCCGATGGCCAAGCGTTTCGCACCTGCCATCGGCGCGGTCGCAGCCGCCGGGGTGCTCGGGTTCCTCGTCGGCCGATCCGGACGCAGCAAGAACAAGAGCACCGGGCTGAGCACCGAGGATCTGCACGCCGCGCTGCTCCGGTTGGTTTCATGA
- a CDS encoding DUF5995 family protein, whose protein sequence is MTTQTLVMEPLEDASTFDDVVRNLDLVIDWSIRANSTIGYFAALYKRGTIAIQRATRAGEFTDAQWIEQLDCVFARRYFDALNAFFHPSSHDPEALTLPWEIAFLNQHNRKASMLQHMVASLNAHICFDLGIAVVDLAANRLPDIHADFERVNDLVSLQTPDMLDIVQRRSPGVRWLRWAIPKEDVFIKDTLIKFREGAWNFATSLAVFPEAAHEKRVHQLAWAAGLGAFYLEPPAKWPPIALVLRSITTGENQDVAGNLRALAGITEQPHMSAQSGAGSLSRSRPAARAGRVRGRR, encoded by the coding sequence ATGACCACACAAACTCTGGTGATGGAACCCCTGGAAGACGCTTCCACCTTCGATGACGTGGTCCGAAATCTGGACCTCGTCATCGACTGGTCGATCCGGGCGAACAGCACGATCGGCTACTTCGCCGCCTTGTACAAGCGCGGCACAATCGCCATCCAGCGCGCAACCCGCGCCGGCGAGTTCACCGATGCGCAGTGGATCGAGCAACTCGACTGTGTGTTCGCGAGGCGGTACTTCGATGCGTTGAACGCCTTTTTCCATCCGAGCTCCCACGACCCGGAGGCGCTGACCCTGCCGTGGGAGATCGCGTTCCTCAACCAACACAACCGCAAAGCGTCGATGCTGCAGCACATGGTCGCCAGCCTGAACGCCCACATCTGCTTCGACCTGGGAATCGCGGTGGTCGACCTCGCTGCGAACCGGCTGCCCGACATCCATGCCGATTTCGAACGCGTCAACGACTTGGTGTCCCTACAGACGCCGGACATGCTCGACATCGTCCAACGCCGGTCGCCGGGGGTGCGGTGGCTGCGCTGGGCGATCCCCAAGGAAGACGTGTTCATCAAGGACACTCTGATCAAGTTCCGGGAGGGAGCCTGGAACTTCGCGACCAGTCTGGCCGTATTTCCGGAGGCTGCGCACGAGAAACGGGTCCACCAGCTCGCCTGGGCGGCCGGCCTGGGCGCCTTCTATCTGGAGCCGCCGGCGAAGTGGCCGCCGATCGCGCTCGTGCTGCGAAGTATCACCACAGGTGAGAACCAGGACGTCGCAGGCAACCTGCGCGCCCTTGCCGGCATCACCGAGCAGCCGCACATGTCGGCGCAGTCCGGCGCGGGAAGTCTCAGCCGGAGTCGCCCAGCAGCGCGAGCAGGCCGCGTGCGAGGGCGCCGGTAG
- a CDS encoding mammalian cell entry protein, giving the protein MRSKLTGLVIGLLAVVFVAFAGIGGSLYWNRVLQRGQEATRAELPAVAAEQIPKVFGYDYQTVERSLTETYPLLAPGFRQQFQQDAAAKVIPEARKRQLVVQISVVGVGVMTAERESGSVLVYMNRTVTDQSRQPLYDGSRLKVDYRKVGGDWLINAINPI; this is encoded by the coding sequence ATGCGCTCTAAACTCACAGGCCTCGTCATCGGCCTGCTGGCGGTGGTGTTCGTCGCCTTCGCCGGTATCGGTGGCTCGCTCTACTGGAACCGCGTGCTGCAGCGCGGTCAGGAGGCCACCAGGGCCGAATTGCCCGCCGTGGCGGCCGAGCAGATCCCGAAGGTGTTCGGCTACGACTACCAGACCGTCGAGCGCAGCTTGACCGAGACCTATCCGCTGCTCGCCCCGGGCTTCCGGCAGCAGTTCCAACAGGACGCCGCCGCCAAGGTGATCCCCGAGGCCCGCAAGCGTCAACTGGTGGTCCAGATCAGCGTCGTCGGCGTCGGCGTGATGACCGCCGAGCGCGAATCGGGATCGGTGCTGGTGTACATGAACCGCACGGTGACCGACCAGTCCCGCCAACCGCTGTACGACGGCAGCCGACTGAAGGTCGACTATCGCAAGGTCGGCGGGGACTGGCTGATCAACGCGATCAACCCGATCTAG
- a CDS encoding NAD(P)-dependent oxidoreductase has translation MKIGFIGLGNMGAAMAANLLTAGHEVTAYNRSPEKVTALAAQGAHPAASIADACRGDIVVTMLANDTAVEAVTFGEGGILAALGEGATHVSSSTVSTALAQRLAHAHADAGQGFVAAPVFGRPEAAAAAKLFVVAAGAPTAITAVTPVFDAIGQRTFVLGDQPQAANLVKISGNFLIASVIESLGEAMALVSKAGVDKQQYLELLTSTLFDAPVYRTYGGLLAREEFSPAGFAATLGLKDVKLALGAGEELEVPLPVASLLRDRFLTLLATGGSELDWSAVGALSAWEAGAEHPAQNV, from the coding sequence ATGAAGATCGGATTCATCGGCCTGGGCAACATGGGCGCGGCCATGGCCGCCAACCTGCTCACTGCCGGACACGAGGTCACCGCATACAACCGCTCGCCCGAGAAGGTGACCGCGCTGGCCGCCCAGGGCGCCCACCCGGCTGCCTCCATCGCCGACGCATGCCGGGGCGACATCGTGGTCACCATGCTGGCCAACGACACTGCGGTCGAGGCGGTCACCTTCGGGGAAGGCGGGATCTTGGCGGCGCTAGGTGAAGGCGCCACCCACGTCTCGTCGTCGACGGTGAGCACGGCGCTGGCCCAACGCCTCGCCCACGCACATGCCGACGCCGGACAGGGTTTCGTCGCCGCCCCGGTATTCGGACGTCCAGAGGCCGCCGCAGCCGCCAAGTTGTTCGTCGTCGCGGCCGGAGCCCCGACCGCGATAACCGCCGTGACCCCGGTGTTCGACGCGATCGGGCAGCGCACCTTTGTGCTCGGCGACCAACCGCAGGCCGCCAACCTGGTGAAGATCAGCGGCAATTTCCTGATCGCCTCGGTGATCGAATCCCTGGGCGAGGCAATGGCACTGGTGAGCAAGGCCGGCGTCGACAAACAGCAGTACCTCGAACTGCTGACCTCCACACTGTTCGACGCCCCGGTGTACCGGACCTACGGCGGGCTGTTGGCCCGTGAGGAGTTCAGCCCGGCCGGATTCGCCGCCACGCTCGGGCTCAAGGACGTCAAGCTGGCACTGGGCGCCGGCGAGGAGCTTGAGGTACCGCTGCCGGTCGCGAGCCTGTTGCGCGACCGGTTCCTGACGCTGCTGGCCACCGGGGGCAGCGAGCTTGACTGGTCTGCGGTGGGTGCGCTCAGCGCCTGGGAGGCCGGCGCTGAGCACCCAGCTCAGAACGTGTAA
- a CDS encoding FAD binding domain-containing protein has translation MKPAPFAYHRPATVTEAVAMLGEYGEEAKILAGGQSLVPMLAMRLTHFENLIDISRLPELNDIALQDNEVRIGAATPHALVGLDDEIAESVPLLTLATPHIGHFQIRSRGTLGGAIAHADPAAEYAAVALALDATIEATSARGVRQIPAAEFFTGLWETSLAPDEILTAVRFPVASGRSGFGIAEFARRHGDFAIAGAVVGFELDEDDRITRCGIGLLGLGSTPLRAAPAEAAVLGTPIGGITADEIGRLAMSELTDIPSDLQGSASYRARVGAAMVSRAWNQAATHATTEETLNA, from the coding sequence ATGAAGCCCGCGCCGTTCGCCTATCACCGTCCCGCCACGGTCACCGAGGCGGTGGCCATGCTCGGCGAGTACGGCGAGGAGGCCAAGATCCTGGCCGGCGGTCAGAGCCTGGTTCCGATGCTGGCGATGCGCCTTACACATTTCGAGAACCTGATAGACATCTCGCGGCTACCTGAACTCAACGACATCGCGCTGCAGGACAACGAGGTTCGTATCGGAGCAGCCACCCCGCATGCCCTGGTCGGACTGGACGACGAGATCGCCGAATCCGTACCGCTGCTCACGCTGGCCACACCCCACATCGGTCACTTCCAGATCCGCAGCCGCGGCACCCTCGGCGGCGCGATCGCGCACGCCGATCCGGCCGCCGAGTACGCGGCCGTCGCACTGGCACTCGACGCGACGATCGAGGCCACCTCCGCGCGGGGCGTCCGCCAGATCCCTGCCGCTGAGTTCTTCACGGGACTGTGGGAGACCTCGCTGGCCCCCGACGAGATCCTGACCGCCGTGCGTTTCCCGGTGGCATCGGGGCGCAGCGGTTTCGGCATCGCCGAGTTCGCCCGTCGTCACGGCGATTTCGCCATCGCAGGTGCTGTCGTCGGGTTCGAGCTCGATGAAGACGACCGGATCACCCGTTGCGGCATCGGCCTGCTCGGACTCGGTTCCACGCCATTGCGGGCCGCCCCCGCCGAGGCGGCGGTGCTCGGCACCCCGATCGGCGGCATCACCGCCGACGAGATCGGCCGGCTGGCCATGTCCGAACTCACCGACATTCCTTCCGATCTGCAGGGTTCGGCGTCCTACCGGGCGCGGGTCGGCGCCGCCATGGTGTCCCGAGCCTGGAACCAGGCCGCCACGCACGCCACCACCGAGGAGACCCTCAATGCATGA
- a CDS encoding (2Fe-2S)-binding protein gives MHELPVALSVNGRDYQDIVEPRVTLADFLRENCGLTGTHLGCEHGACGACTVLLDGQAVRSCLVFAVQVDGQEVTTVEGIAGSDGELSPVQSALKECHGLQCGFCTPGFVTSITALLRDNPSPTDEEIREGLSGNFCRCTGYQGIVNAVHRVCEAGSNDAELDPAGLQ, from the coding sequence ATGCATGAACTGCCGGTTGCACTTTCGGTCAACGGTCGTGATTACCAGGACATCGTCGAACCCCGGGTGACGCTGGCCGACTTCCTGCGGGAAAACTGCGGGCTCACCGGCACCCACCTCGGCTGCGAGCACGGCGCATGCGGTGCCTGCACGGTGCTGCTGGACGGCCAGGCGGTCAGGTCCTGTCTGGTGTTCGCGGTCCAGGTGGACGGCCAGGAGGTGACGACGGTCGAAGGTATCGCCGGTAGCGACGGTGAACTGTCACCGGTGCAATCTGCGCTCAAGGAGTGCCACGGCCTCCAGTGCGGCTTCTGCACACCGGGATTCGTCACCTCGATCACGGCGCTCTTGCGCGACAACCCGAGCCCCACCGACGAGGAGATCCGCGAGGGCCTGTCGGGCAACTTCTGTCGCTGCACCGGATACCAGGGCATCGTCAACGCCGTGCACCGGGTTTGCGAGGCCGGGTCGAACGACGCCGAGCTCGACCCGGCGGGCCTGCAGTAA
- a CDS encoding SDR family oxidoreductase, with the protein MELSLKDRTYLVTGGGSGIGKAAAAAIVAAGGNAMLLGRNADKLSAAAEELAADGPGEVRYEPADVTNEDEVRRAVDAATAWHGRLHGVVHSAGGSLTIGPITQIDSELWRQTVDLNVNGTMYLIKHAGREMVRGGGGSFVGISSIASTNTHRWFGAYGVSKAAFDHLLKLAADELGPSSVRFNSIRPGLTRTEMVGPVFELPAAREDYEACTPMPRFGEVEDIANLAVFLLSDAAGWITGQSIGVDGGHSLRRGPDISGMLEPLYGADGLRGVVPSE; encoded by the coding sequence ATGGAACTGTCGTTGAAGGACCGCACCTACCTGGTCACCGGTGGCGGTAGCGGTATCGGTAAGGCCGCCGCGGCCGCGATCGTGGCCGCCGGTGGTAACGCCATGCTGCTCGGCCGCAACGCCGACAAGCTGAGCGCGGCCGCCGAGGAGCTGGCCGCAGACGGCCCCGGTGAGGTGCGCTACGAGCCTGCCGATGTCACCAACGAGGACGAGGTTCGCCGTGCGGTCGACGCCGCCACCGCCTGGCACGGCCGGCTGCACGGCGTGGTGCACAGCGCCGGTGGGTCGCTGACCATCGGTCCGATCACACAGATCGACTCCGAACTGTGGCGGCAGACCGTCGATCTGAACGTCAACGGCACCATGTACCTGATCAAGCACGCGGGCCGCGAAATGGTCCGTGGCGGTGGCGGCTCGTTCGTCGGCATCTCCTCGATCGCCTCGACCAACACCCATCGCTGGTTCGGCGCATACGGCGTGAGCAAGGCGGCGTTCGACCATCTGCTCAAGCTGGCGGCCGATGAGCTCGGTCCGTCCTCGGTGCGGTTCAACAGCATCCGGCCCGGACTGACCCGCACCGAGATGGTCGGCCCTGTCTTCGAACTCCCGGCAGCCCGGGAAGACTACGAAGCCTGCACACCGATGCCGCGGTTCGGCGAGGTCGAGGACATCGCCAACCTGGCGGTGTTCCTGCTCAGCGACGCCGCCGGTTGGATCACCGGCCAGTCCATCGGTGTCGACGGTGGGCACAGCCTGCGCCGTGGCCCCGACATCTCGGGAATGCTGGAACCGCTGTACGGGGCCGACGGCCTGCGCGGGGTTGTCCCGAGCGAGTAG
- a CDS encoding enoyl-CoA hydratase, which yields MAGPDDATRQVEYETLDDGRIARIWLNRPNAQNAQSRTLLVQLDEAFGRAEADDAVRVVILAARGKNFSAGHDLGSEEALAEREPGPAQHSTFRSHGATAAGITERTYLQEWHFYFENTRRWRDLRKITIAQVQGNAISAALMLIWACDLIVAADDAKFSDVVAVRMGMPGVEYYAHPWEFGPRKAKELLLTGDSIDADEAYRLGMVSKIFARDELEDKTLEFARRIAERPTMAALLVKDSVNAASDAMGFTEALRHAFHIHELGHAHWASANENRWPVGMPPDVPDWRTLGAPKPARRDTP from the coding sequence ATGGCCGGTCCCGATGACGCAACCCGTCAGGTCGAATACGAGACGCTCGATGACGGCCGCATCGCCAGGATCTGGCTGAACCGTCCGAATGCGCAGAACGCCCAGTCCCGGACTCTGTTGGTGCAACTCGACGAGGCGTTCGGTCGCGCCGAGGCCGACGACGCGGTCCGTGTGGTGATCCTGGCGGCGCGGGGAAAGAACTTCTCGGCCGGGCACGACCTCGGTTCCGAAGAGGCGCTGGCCGAGCGTGAGCCGGGTCCCGCCCAGCACTCGACATTCCGTTCCCACGGTGCCACCGCCGCCGGCATCACCGAGCGCACCTACCTGCAGGAGTGGCACTTCTACTTCGAGAACACCCGGCGGTGGCGAGATCTCCGCAAGATCACGATCGCGCAGGTACAGGGCAACGCGATCTCCGCAGCCCTGATGCTGATCTGGGCCTGCGATCTGATCGTGGCCGCCGACGACGCCAAGTTCAGCGACGTAGTCGCGGTGCGCATGGGGATGCCGGGCGTCGAGTATTACGCCCATCCCTGGGAATTCGGCCCCCGCAAGGCCAAAGAGCTACTGCTGACCGGTGATTCGATCGACGCCGATGAGGCCTACCGGTTGGGCATGGTGTCCAAGATCTTCGCGCGCGACGAACTCGAAGACAAGACACTGGAATTCGCCCGGCGCATCGCGGAGCGGCCGACCATGGCGGCCTTGCTGGTCAAGGATTCTGTCAACGCGGCCAGCGACGCGATGGGTTTCACCGAAGCGCTGCGCCATGCCTTCCACATCCACGAGCTCGGGCACGCGCACTGGGCGTCGGCCAATGAGAACCGCTGGCCGGTGGGTATGCCGCCCGATGTTCCCGACTGGCGGACGCTGGGCGCCCCGAAACCGGCCCGGCGAGATACACCGTAA
- a CDS encoding alpha,alpha-trehalose-phosphate synthase (UDP-forming) has product MSPEGGPSAASGNSDFVVVANRLPIDMERLPDGSTTWKRSPGGLVTALEPLLRKRRGAWIGWAGIPDSGEEPIVEDDLQLYPVELSAQDVADYYEGFSNATLWPLYHDLIVKPVYHRKWWDSYVDVNRRFAEATARAAAPGATVWIQDYQLQLVPKMLRMLRPDLIIGFFLHIPFPPVELFMQMPWRTEIVEGLLGADLVGFHLAGGAQNFLVLARRLVGANTSRASIGVRSRFGEVSYGFRTIKVGAFPISIDSADLDSKARNRSVRQRARQIRTELGNPRKILLGVDRLDYTKGIDVRLRAFTELLEEDRIKRDDTVLVQLATPSRERVESYIAMREDIERQVGHINGEYGEVGHPLVHYLHRPVPRDELIAFFVAADVMLVTPLRDGMNLVAKEYVACRSDLGGALVLSEFTGAAAELRQAYLTNPHDLEGVKDAIEAALEQSPEEGRRRMRALRRQVLAHDVDRWARAFLTALADAKTDD; this is encoded by the coding sequence ATGAGTCCGGAAGGCGGCCCCTCAGCCGCCTCCGGTAACTCCGACTTCGTCGTGGTCGCCAATCGGCTGCCCATCGACATGGAGCGGTTGCCGGATGGCAGCACAACCTGGAAGCGCAGCCCCGGCGGCCTGGTCACCGCGCTGGAGCCGCTGCTGCGCAAACGCCGCGGTGCATGGATCGGCTGGGCCGGGATCCCCGACAGCGGCGAGGAGCCGATCGTCGAGGACGACCTGCAGCTCTACCCGGTGGAGCTGTCGGCGCAGGATGTCGCGGATTACTACGAGGGGTTCTCGAACGCCACCCTGTGGCCGCTGTATCACGACCTCATCGTCAAACCCGTGTACCACCGCAAATGGTGGGACAGCTACGTCGACGTGAACCGGCGATTCGCCGAAGCCACGGCCCGAGCCGCCGCACCCGGTGCGACGGTCTGGATCCAGGACTATCAGCTGCAGCTCGTCCCCAAGATGCTGCGCATGCTGCGGCCCGACCTCATCATCGGCTTCTTCCTGCACATTCCCTTCCCGCCGGTCGAGCTGTTCATGCAGATGCCCTGGCGCACCGAGATCGTCGAAGGACTCCTCGGCGCCGATCTGGTCGGATTCCATCTGGCCGGTGGCGCACAGAACTTCCTCGTGCTCGCCCGGCGTCTGGTCGGGGCCAACACCTCTCGCGCCTCGATCGGCGTTCGGTCACGCTTCGGCGAGGTCTCCTACGGGTTCCGCACCATCAAGGTGGGTGCTTTTCCGATCTCGATCGACTCGGCCGACCTGGACTCCAAGGCCCGTAACCGGTCGGTGCGGCAGCGCGCCCGGCAGATCCGCACCGAGCTCGGCAACCCGCGCAAGATCCTGCTCGGAGTCGACCGGCTCGACTACACCAAGGGCATCGACGTCCGCCTGCGCGCCTTCACCGAACTGCTGGAAGAGGACCGGATCAAGCGCGACGACACCGTCCTGGTTCAGCTGGCCACACCCAGCCGCGAGCGCGTCGAGAGCTACATCGCGATGCGCGAGGACATCGAGCGTCAGGTCGGGCACATCAACGGTGAATACGGTGAGGTGGGGCATCCGCTGGTGCACTACCTGCACCGCCCGGTGCCGCGTGACGAGCTCATCGCATTCTTCGTGGCGGCCGACGTCATGCTGGTCACCCCGCTGCGCGACGGCATGAACCTGGTGGCCAAGGAGTACGTAGCCTGCCGCAGTGACCTCGGTGGCGCGTTGGTGCTGTCCGAGTTCACCGGCGCGGCGGCTGAACTTCGCCAGGCCTACCTGACCAACCCGCACGATCTCGAGGGCGTCAAGGATGCGATCGAGGCGGCGCTGGAGCAGAGCCCAGAGGAGGGCAGGCGCCGGATGCGTGCGCTGCGCCGGCAGGTGCTGGCCCATGACGTGGACCGGTGGGCCCGCGCGTTTCTCACCGCACTGGCCGACGCGAAAACGGACGACTAG